One window of the Nicotiana tabacum cultivar K326 chromosome 4, ASM71507v2, whole genome shotgun sequence genome contains the following:
- the LOC107762946 gene encoding protein POLLEN DEFECTIVE IN GUIDANCE 1 yields the protein MALRSTGRKVSFDILSTSILDDDRDYDYDSSTATLLRSNSDPPPQLLPNDDATSPTGNRKRKKKKKKHKRIAEHSTISEYSVTDEQLGRSSSVGDFNGYCYSVAQSSSVVVCEEPVTLPKPESNCSVSSVSGLPFGELRQRNVMVNGVTEESVGSPQISVRESESVVKELESRSNSRVEVNVNMNGVAGRSLEKEASLDWKKLMAEDPNQTFPVDKSPMKCFMEEMYAGNSLRSTVARGDEKERQRVYDTIFRLPWRCELLINVGFFVCFDSFLSLLTVMPTRIIMICWRFLNTRQFKKLSAVELSDIGCCVALASGAILLQQTDISLIYHMIRGQGTIKLYVVYNVLEVFDRLFQSFSGDVMQTLFNTAEGLANSSTENMQLWMRRFIMDEFVAVASSIVHSFILLAQAITLSTCIVAHNNALFALLVSNNFAEIKSNVFKRYSKDNVHNLVYYDSVERFHISAFLLFVLAQNLLEADGPWFESFLCNAFVVYVSEMTIDIIKHSFIAKFNNIKPIAFSEFLEDLCKQTLNIQTDNMKNNLTFVPLAPACVVIRVLRPVFAAHLPYNPLPWRLFWIFLLSAMTFVMLASLKVMISIGLKKHARWYINRCQRRKLHSD from the exons ATGGCGTTGAGATCAACTGGACGCAAGGTCTCATTTGACATTCTCTCAACTTCCATCCTAGACGACGATCGCGATTACGATTACGATTCCTCCACCGCGACTCTCCTTCGATCCAATTCCGATCCTCCTCCTCAGCTTCTGCCTAACGATGACGCCACAAGCCCTACCGGAAACCgcaagaggaagaagaaaaagaagaagcacAAGAGAATCGCTGAGCACTCCACAATTTCCGAATATTCCGTCACGGACGAGCAGCTAGGCCGCTCATCCTCCGTCGGGGATTTTAACGGTTACTGTTACAGTGTTGCTCAGAGCAGCAGTGTTGTGGTATGTGAGGAACCTGTTACGCTGCCGAAGCCTGAGAGTAATTGTTCAGTGAGTTCAGTTTCTGGACTTCCGTTTGGGGAGTTGAGGCAAAGAAATGTTATGGTCAATGGAGTGACCGAAGAGAGTGTCGGATCACCACAGATTAGTGTGAGAGAAAGTGAGAGTGTTGTTAAGGAATTGGAATCAAGGTCAAATTCGAGAGTCGAAGTGAATGTGAATATGAATGGGGTTGCAGGGAGGAGTTTGGAGAAGGAAGCGTCTTTAGATTGGAAGAAGTTGATGGCTGAAGATCCCAATC AAACATTTCCGGTGGATAAGTCACCAATGAAGTGCTTCATGGAAGAGATGTATGCGGGTAATTCCTTAAGGAGTACAGTTGCCCGCGGGGATGAGAAAGAGCGGCAAAGAGTTTATGATACCATATTTCGCTTACCATGGCGATGTGAGCTG CTTATTAATGTTGGCTTTTTTGTCTGCTTTGATTCATTCCTGTCACTGCTAACTGTCATGCCAACGAGGATAATCATGATCTGCTGGAGGTTTCTGAATACAAG GCAGTTCAAGAAACTTTCCGCAGTTGAGCTTTCTGATATTGGCTGTTGTGTTGCCCTGGCCAGTGGGGCGATTTTGTTGCAACAAACAG ATATTAGCCTAATCTATCACATGATTCGTGGTCAAGGGACAATCAAGCTTTATGTGGTTTACAATGTGTTGGAG GTTTTTGATAGACTATTCCAAAGCTTTAGTGGAGATGTGATGCAGACTCTTTTTAATACAGCAGAAGGGCTTGCAAATAGCTCAACGGAAAATATGCAATTGTGGATGAGAAGATTTATTATGGATGAATTTGTAGCTGTGGCTTCATCAA TTGTTCATTCTTTCATCTTGCTAGCTCAAGCCATCACTTTGTCAACCTGTATAGTTGCCCACAACAACGCATTATTTGCTTTGCTTGTATCAAACAATTTTGCAGAAATAAAGAGCAATGTATTCAAACGGTACAGCAAGGATAACGTTCACAATCTAGTGTATTATG ATTCAGTGGAGCGGTTCCATATTTCGGCATTTCTCTTATTTGTGTTAGCTCAAAACCTTCTGGAGGCAGATGGACCTTGGTTTGAAAGTTTTCTTTGT AATGCATTTGTCGTCTACGTAAGTGAGATGACAATTGATATAATCAAGCATTCATTCATCGCAAAATTTAACAATATTAAGCCGATTGCCTTTTCAGAGTTTCTTGAAGATCTCTGTAAGCAG ACACTGAATATTCAAACGGACAATATGAAGAATAACCTCACTTTTGTTCCTTTGGCACCTGCTTGTGTG GTAATCCGGGTGCTGCGTCCTGTGTTTGCTGCTCATCTTCCCTATAATCCGCTTCCTTGGAGGctcttttggatttttcttctGTCTGCAATGACATTTGTCATGCTTGCAAGCCTTAAAGTAATGATTAGCATTGGCCTAAAAAAGCATGCGAGGTGGTATATAAACAGATGCCAGAGGAGAAAACTTCATAGCGACTAA